GCCCGTCGCCATCGGGCAACTGCCATCGGGCAACAGCGAGCGATGGTCACAGCGTTTTCCCAGAAATCGGAACGGCCGGCTTAGCCGGGTGCGGGTTAGGGTCGGTGGCGTGAGGGTCCCGCGACCGGCCGGCGCCATGACCTCGAACGGTTGGTGACCGGGCCGGCGACCCCTGCCGGGCAGCGACAGCAGAAGGCGCGGGTCACACCGGCGGCGCCGCGCCTTGACCACCAGCCGGCGCTCGACGGGTTACGCGGCATCGCGATCGCGCTGGTGCTGCTCTACCACGGTGGCCTGCCGGGTGGCGGCGGCGGTTTCCTCGGCGTCGAGGTTTTTTTCGTGTTGTCCGGCTACCTGATCACGTCGCTACTGCTGGTTGAGTGGCAGACGTCGGCAACCATTCACCTGCGGGCGTTTTGGGCTCGCCGGGCTCGCCGCCTCCTCCCGGCGTTGTTCTGTGTGATCACGATCGTTGGGATCCGGCAGGTGATGGTCGGCCCGGCGCTGGCGGTACCCGGCCTGCAAGGCGATGGGCTGGCGGCGCTGCTCTACGTGGGCAACTGGCATCAGGTGCTGGCTGGCGACAATTACTTCATCGCCAACGGGCCGGTGTCTCCGCTGCAGCACACCTGGTCGCTGGCCATCGAAGAGCAGTTCTACCTGGTGTGGCCGGTCGTGGTGTGCGGCCTGGTGGTGATGACGCGTCGACGCCGGCGCCCGGCCTCATGGCCGCGAGCGCTGGTGGCAACGGTGGCGGCTGCCGGTGCGGTCGGTTCGGCCGTAGCCATGGCGCTGTGGTACGGGAAGGGCGCCGGCCTGAGCCGGGTCTATTACGGCACCGACACGCGGGCGCAGGGCCTGCTGGTCGGCGCAGCCCTGGCCTGCGCGCTGACCGGCTGGCCCAGCGGCAACCGTGGGGGACGACCCGTCTACCTGCCGGGGATGATGGTGCGGGCGCTGAGCCTGCCGGGCGCGGTGGTTGTGCTGTGGTCGCTGGTTGCGGCTCGGGGTAGCTCCGGGTGGCTGTTCCACGGTGGTTTTTTGGGTTTCGACCTGGCGGTGGCCAGCATCATCACCGCTGCGGTGACCGAGCCGCGCGGTCTGCTCGGGCGGGCGCTGTCGAAGGCGCCGTTGCGGCTGCTGGGAAAGATCTCGTACGGCTTGTATCTGTGGCATTTCCCGTTGTTCTTGTGGCTCGACACGGACACGACTGGACTCACCGGGGCCCGGTTGTTCCTGCTCCGACTCACCGTCAGCCTCCTCGTTGCCATAGTTTCCTTCGTGGTCGTCGAGGAGCCGTTCCGCCGCCGACGAGTGTCCGCGAGCGCAAGCCGGGTGCTGGCGCCGGCGGGCGCGACCGCTGCTGCGCTGTCGCTGATCGCCGCGTCCTCGGTGGCGAGTGCGGGCCCCGCGCAGTCCATCATTGCCGCGGGGGCCGCGGGGGCCGCGGGGGCCGCGGGTGGCGCGGGTGGCCAGCTTGGCCGACAGCCGGCTTGCCGAGTGACGCTGCAAGACACGGTGGACTACCGGGTAGTCCCCTTACCCGTCACCCAAACCCCGCAGTGGGCGACGTCGGTCAACACGCG
Above is a genomic segment from Mycobacteriales bacterium containing:
- a CDS encoding acyltransferase family protein; translation: MTGPATPAGQRQQKARVTPAAPRLDHQPALDGLRGIAIALVLLYHGGLPGGGGGFLGVEVFFVLSGYLITSLLLVEWQTSATIHLRAFWARRARRLLPALFCVITIVGIRQVMVGPALAVPGLQGDGLAALLYVGNWHQVLAGDNYFIANGPVSPLQHTWSLAIEEQFYLVWPVVVCGLVVMTRRRRRPASWPRALVATVAAAGAVGSAVAMALWYGKGAGLSRVYYGTDTRAQGLLVGAALACALTGWPSGNRGGRPVYLPGMMVRALSLPGAVVVLWSLVAARGSSGWLFHGGFLGFDLAVASIITAAVTEPRGLLGRALSKAPLRLLGKISYGLYLWHFPLFLWLDTDTTGLTGARLFLLRLTVSLLVAIVSFVVVEEPFRRRRVSASASRVLAPAGATAAALSLIAASSVASAGPAQSIIAAGAAGAAGAAGGAGGQLGRQPACRVTLQDTVDYRVVPLPVTQTPQWATSVNTRREVTRTFHSCPPRRILLVGDSIAASLAFGLPEQEQAYGVEIASAPILGCAFVVDAALDVGGSVQPLPSSCRTELTQWRHAEQEFRAQAVVVELGWRDEFDRVRNGQRVHLGQPGYDAELVGRMERFVDMLGQGDIPIIFLTVPWAHPPDLPDGAAPPEGSASRHRQLNALLRSVAARHPRQVHVLPLDAYVSPDGHYSASVEGRLCRFDGLHFTTYCGEYLAQPVLRLVDREIK